A section of the Quercus lobata isolate SW786 unplaced genomic scaffold, ValleyOak3.0 Primary Assembly Scq3eQI_100, whole genome shotgun sequence genome encodes:
- the LOC115972951 gene encoding uncharacterized protein LOC115972951, with translation MDSTPTTPQPLPPLSIKSSPRKLPIKRKTPHHHHPDSSSSKPNPNFLSPKLESPRDDESSAAKTPPFKFHRIWTEPDEIRFLQGLLHCNSQGLSFPKDLHLFFDQFSNSMSQPYTKSQLSEKLRRLRKKFRVISARLARGLNPSMLSPHDRALFDLSKSLWSPQIQSYDANADDEEENEEFCGGLGMGVVGAKAVLDVFDQCLKEVRAVFLRRGLLLSDNNKSSSKAMDFERRWQEQRVAELDVFARRLRLVLDNSLRRQ, from the coding sequence ATGGACTCAACACCAACGACCCCGCAACCTCTCCCTCCGCTCTCCATCAAATCCTCTCCTCGCAAACTCCCCATCAAACGCAAAaccccccaccaccaccaccctgACTCCTCTTCCTCTAAACCTAACCCTAATTTCCTCTCCCCCAAACTCGAATCCCCACGAGACGACGAAAGCTCCGCCGCCAAAACGCCGCCATTCAAATTCCACCGAATATGGACCGAGCCCGACGAAATCCGATTCCTCCAAGGCCTCCTCCACTGCAATTCCCAGGGTCTCTCCTTCCCCAAAGACCTCCACCTCTTCTTCGACCAGTTCTCCAATTCCATGTCTCAGCCTTACACCAAATCCCAGCTCTCCGAGAAGCTCCGCCGCCTCCGAAAGAAGTTCCGCGTCATTTCCGCCAGACTCGCCCGCGGCCTCAACCCTTCCATGCTCTCACCTCACGATCGCGCTCTCTTCGACCTCTCCAAGTCCCTCTGGAGCCCCCAAATCCAATCGTATGATGCCAATGCCGACGATGAGGAGGAGAACGAGGAGTTTTGCGGTGGTTTGGGAATGGGCGTGGTGGGGGCAAAGGCCGTGTTGGATGTGTTTGATCAGTGTTTGAAGGAGGTTCGGGCGGTTTTCCTTCGCCGGGGGCTGCTTCTGTCGGACAATAATAAGTCTTCTTCGAAAGCTATGGACTTCGAGAGGCGGTGGCAGGAGCAAAGGGTGGCGGAATTGGACGTTTTCGCTCGCCGATTGAGGTTGGTTCTCGACAACTCTCTTCGTAGGCAATGA